In Candidatus Nanosynbacter lyticus, one genomic interval encodes:
- a CDS encoding WD40/YVTN/BNR-like repeat-containing protein, whose protein sequence is MSSRKKRKIYGGISIFFAVSVVSLAAMFAPFAKAEAAYSWKDITIPGGKVKESRISSDGSKLIVLQEGATFNDRKLLVSTDGGANWSSSAAPEGAINLLTNTDGSKLVVQGKYGQNNIYVSTDGGSSWTTPAAPVESDASLRMSPDGSTLTKCGYGGPLYVSRDNGQTWVQKGDECPNAVFNGGKMMLTTYGDLKQSTDYGATWEIVKDGAHFGAAFSANGASIFDGKKVSVDGGTNWSSISPIPGHEVSSNDVSRIGISNDGKRLFVTLEPDSYYPSWAPVASSVDGGKTWQQWGSEKFEGGSISMTADGSKIFATANNNIYRLGTLQLTQTKTFDVSTKSAPANTDNAVAKSTIAAKSLRCYDIVASSVKSLSADGITPTEARIKILGGLSFNINCTQASASSDITVSLASQYDVSKVRVYKKDSATANLQDITSQAVIKNETIAGKTVTTVSYKVVDGANNDDDHTANSVITDPVYFGVVNDPASPATPAGAASNPAGITPKGGKSGGLANTGASVWAIGGLAIVVIAGGIVLKRYI, encoded by the coding sequence ATGTCGTCTAGAAAGAAACGTAAAATATATGGAGGCATATCAATTTTCTTTGCTGTGTCTGTAGTCTCTTTGGCTGCGATGTTTGCGCCTTTCGCTAAGGCAGAGGCTGCATATAGCTGGAAGGATATAACGATACCAGGCGGTAAGGTCAAAGAGTCACGTATTAGCTCTGATGGTTCGAAGTTGATTGTGCTGCAGGAGGGTGCCACTTTTAATGATCGGAAGCTTCTGGTTTCTACTGATGGCGGCGCAAACTGGAGCAGTAGCGCAGCGCCAGAAGGGGCAATTAACTTATTGACAAATACAGACGGCTCCAAGTTGGTAGTACAAGGCAAATATGGACAAAATAACATTTATGTATCCACTGATGGCGGTAGTAGCTGGACGACTCCAGCCGCACCAGTAGAAAGTGATGCAAGTCTACGCATGAGTCCTGACGGCTCTACTTTGACCAAGTGTGGGTACGGCGGACCTCTGTATGTCTCCAGGGATAATGGTCAGACTTGGGTGCAAAAGGGTGATGAATGTCCTAATGCTGTATTCAACGGCGGTAAGATGATGCTTACGACTTATGGTGACCTCAAGCAATCAACAGATTATGGTGCAACCTGGGAGATTGTCAAAGACGGAGCTCATTTTGGCGCAGCTTTTAGTGCTAATGGTGCTAGTATATTTGATGGCAAAAAGGTTTCGGTTGATGGGGGTACTAATTGGAGCTCAATCTCTCCGATACCAGGTCATGAGGTTTCGTCTAATGACGTCTCACGGATAGGTATTAGCAATGACGGTAAAAGATTATTTGTCACCCTTGAGCCAGATAGTTACTATCCGTCATGGGCACCGGTCGCTTCATCGGTAGACGGTGGTAAGACTTGGCAACAGTGGGGTAGTGAAAAATTTGAAGGTGGTTCTATCTCAATGACCGCTGATGGCTCTAAAATCTTTGCAACAGCAAATAATAACATCTATCGTTTAGGCACACTACAATTAACTCAGACTAAGACTTTTGACGTAAGTACAAAGTCTGCTCCAGCAAACACAGATAATGCAGTAGCTAAGTCTACTATTGCGGCTAAATCGCTTCGTTGCTATGACATTGTCGCCTCATCAGTTAAGTCTCTGTCTGCTGACGGTATTACACCTACCGAGGCGCGAATAAAGATTTTGGGAGGCTTATCGTTCAATATTAATTGTACCCAAGCGTCGGCCTCGTCAGATATTACAGTGTCTCTTGCAAGCCAATATGACGTTTCGAAGGTGCGAGTTTATAAAAAGGATTCAGCTACGGCTAATCTACAGGATATAACTAGCCAAGCTGTAATTAAAAATGAAACTATTGCCGGTAAGACAGTTACGACAGTGTCATATAAAGTGGTCGACGGTGCTAATAATGACGATGACCATACTGCAAACAGTGTCATTACTGACCCAGTTTATTTCGGCGTAGTGAATGATCCTGCATCTCCAGCTACTCCAGCGGGTGCAGCATCTAATCCAGCAGGCATCACTCCTAAGGGTGGTAAATCTGGAGGTCTTGCCAATACAGGAGCTTCTGTTTGGGCGATTGGTGGTTTAGCTATCGTAGTTATTGCCGGCGGAATAGTTTTAAAACGATATATTTAA
- the sbcB gene encoding exodeoxyribonuclease I: MAQTFFFYDLETSGLNPRQDRIMQFAGQRTDMNLEPIGEPYNLLVTLNDDTLPSPDALMVTGITPQKTVEEGYSEAQFARMLSEEIFTPDTIAVGFNNIRFDDEFIRHLLWRNFHDPYEWSWKDGRSRWDLLDAVRLTRALRPEGIKWPLDDKGEPSNRLELITSANGIAHENAHDALADVTALIAVTKLIKQKQPQLYDYLLKMRDKKVVQQLVNVDDKKPFVYASGRYDKEFAKTTVAFPMTTSRNGGVVVYDLRYDPTPFVELSTEELSKKIFASWEERQAEDFVKLPVKELQYNRCPAVAPLGVLEQGDGWQKISLDLKTVQKHQNILLNHPDFAEKLRTIFENKPAFKKLPDPEAQLYDGFLNDRDRIRVEAVRNADERELADFHPEFQDERLAPLLLHYKARNFPRSLSEDDLAQWEIWRAQYLQAQLPGFMASLQRLAPTAADKQQFILQELQLWAESVLPVVDS, from the coding sequence ATGGCACAAACATTTTTCTTTTATGACCTGGAAACCAGCGGATTAAATCCGCGGCAAGACCGAATCATGCAGTTTGCCGGGCAGCGGACAGACATGAATCTCGAGCCGATTGGTGAGCCTTATAATCTGCTGGTGACGCTGAATGATGATACTTTGCCGAGTCCTGATGCGCTGATGGTGACGGGCATCACGCCGCAAAAAACGGTTGAGGAGGGCTACAGCGAGGCGCAGTTTGCCCGGATGCTCAGTGAGGAAATTTTCACGCCAGACACCATTGCGGTTGGTTTTAATAATATTCGGTTCGACGACGAGTTTATTCGTCATTTGTTGTGGCGTAATTTTCATGATCCGTACGAGTGGAGCTGGAAGGACGGCCGCTCGCGTTGGGACTTGCTGGATGCAGTTCGGTTGACCAGGGCACTCAGGCCAGAGGGGATCAAGTGGCCGCTTGATGACAAGGGCGAGCCAAGCAACCGTCTGGAACTGATCACCAGCGCCAACGGTATTGCGCACGAAAATGCTCATGACGCTTTGGCGGACGTGACAGCACTGATCGCTGTGACGAAATTGATCAAGCAAAAGCAGCCGCAATTGTATGATTATTTGCTGAAAATGCGCGATAAAAAAGTAGTCCAGCAACTGGTCAATGTGGACGACAAAAAACCGTTTGTCTATGCCAGCGGGCGCTACGATAAAGAATTTGCCAAAACTACGGTGGCATTTCCAATGACGACCAGTCGAAACGGCGGTGTGGTTGTCTATGATCTGCGCTATGATCCGACGCCGTTTGTTGAGCTGAGTACTGAAGAATTATCGAAGAAAATCTTTGCTTCGTGGGAAGAGCGCCAGGCCGAAGATTTCGTTAAATTGCCAGTCAAAGAGTTGCAGTACAATCGCTGTCCGGCGGTAGCGCCGCTGGGTGTGCTGGAACAAGGCGATGGCTGGCAGAAGATTTCGCTTGATCTAAAGACAGTGCAGAAACATCAAAATATTTTACTGAATCACCCGGACTTTGCCGAAAAATTACGGACTATTTTTGAAAACAAGCCAGCCTTCAAGAAATTGCCTGATCCAGAAGCGCAATTGTATGATGGCTTTTTGAACGACCGTGATCGTATCCGTGTCGAGGCGGTGCGTAATGCTGATGAGCGTGAGCTGGCCGATTTTCATCCAGAATTTCAGGACGAACGGTTAGCGCCGCTGTTGCTGCACTACAAGGCACGTAATTTTCCGCGCTCACTCAGTGAAGATGATTTGGCACAATGGGAAATCTGGCGGGCTCAGTATTTGCAGGCGCAACTGCCAGGGTTTATGGCGTCTCTGCAGCGGTTAGCGCCGACAGCAGCTGACAAACAACAGTTTATTTTGCAAGAATTGCAATTGTGGGCTGAGTCTGTTTTACCGGTTGTTGATTCTTAG
- the obgE gene encoding GTPase ObgE → MFVDIAKVFVRAGRGGNGAVSFRHEKYVDKGGPDGGDGGRGGDVVFLATKDLNTLLNFRYKPELKAENGEDGSKRKKRGKSGSPLVVKVPMGTLVKRDGKVVADLTVDQQQAVVARGGDGGFGNAHFTSSTRQAPKIAELGEAGEEFEAELELKLLADVGLVGFPNAGKSTFLSVVSNARPEIANYEFTTLTPNLGVADVDDGSILIADIPGLIEGASEGKGLGDQFLRHVERTAVLLHMIDAYSDDPAEKYQTIRRELEKYSEELATRPEIIALTKCEGLDDEIIAMQSTALQNVANGSPVVAISSQTHTGVTELLRLLRREVTDYRAREAEMVEEEGDELPVITLDGQAASDAWTVERVVGAEPENVDEEDVVSFIIHGPKIEKFARRTNFDQFESVNRLRDIMRKMGIAHELIRQGAVGDTLVQIGESMPFTLVEQ, encoded by the coding sequence ATGTTTGTTGATATCGCAAAAGTTTTTGTTCGAGCTGGCAGGGGCGGCAATGGTGCGGTCAGTTTTCGACATGAGAAATATGTTGACAAGGGTGGTCCTGATGGCGGCGACGGTGGACGTGGCGGTGATGTGGTGTTTTTGGCGACCAAAGACCTGAATACGCTGCTGAACTTTCGCTATAAGCCAGAGCTGAAAGCGGAAAATGGTGAGGACGGCAGTAAGCGTAAAAAGCGTGGCAAGAGCGGATCGCCGCTGGTCGTAAAAGTGCCGATGGGTACATTGGTCAAGCGTGACGGCAAGGTGGTGGCGGATTTGACAGTGGACCAGCAGCAGGCAGTCGTTGCCCGCGGCGGTGACGGTGGTTTTGGTAACGCACATTTTACGTCCAGCACCCGCCAAGCACCAAAGATTGCTGAACTTGGTGAGGCGGGTGAAGAATTTGAGGCGGAGTTGGAATTGAAATTATTGGCCGACGTCGGCTTGGTTGGCTTTCCTAATGCTGGTAAATCGACCTTCTTGAGCGTGGTTTCTAACGCCCGACCAGAGATCGCTAATTACGAGTTCACGACGTTGACGCCAAATCTGGGCGTGGCGGATGTTGATGATGGCTCAATTTTGATCGCTGATATTCCAGGGTTGATTGAGGGCGCGTCGGAAGGCAAGGGCTTGGGTGACCAGTTCCTTCGTCACGTTGAGCGGACGGCCGTGTTACTGCACATGATTGACGCGTATAGTGATGATCCAGCGGAGAAATACCAGACTATTCGCCGTGAGCTGGAAAAATATTCCGAGGAATTGGCGACGCGTCCAGAGATCATCGCTTTGACGAAATGTGAAGGGTTGGACGATGAAATTATAGCTATGCAGTCGACGGCACTTCAGAATGTAGCCAATGGTTCGCCAGTGGTGGCGATTTCCTCACAAACACATACTGGCGTAACCGAACTGCTACGCCTACTGCGTCGTGAGGTTACGGACTATCGAGCACGTGAGGCAGAGATGGTTGAGGAAGAGGGCGATGAGTTGCCAGTCATTACTTTGGATGGGCAAGCAGCGTCTGACGCTTGGACGGTAGAGCGAGTTGTTGGTGCGGAGCCTGAAAATGTGGACGAGGAAGATGTGGTTAGTTTCATTATCCACGGGCCTAAAATTGAAAAGTTTGCTCGCCGCACTAACTTTGATCAATTTGAATCGGTCAATCGCCTGCGCGATATCATGCGAAAAATGGGTATCGCTCACGAGTTAATTCGTCAGGGTGCAGTGGGCGATACCTTGGTGCAGATTGGCGAATCGATGCCGTTTACGCTGGTTGAGCAATAG